A single Oryzias melastigma strain HK-1 linkage group LG24, ASM292280v2, whole genome shotgun sequence DNA region contains:
- the LOC112158549 gene encoding sterile alpha motif domain-containing protein 3, with the protein MSNPAKLRIILRDHDIHKLDLPYGIPETVSELKSIVKKTFELNEDFNLHYKDVEFGEEYFSLISTTAIKDKDTIKVVYIIEPPTVSLTFTTLESSTVEASESSRNSTTFSPHVSNAFDEVNSTCSSESQATIILSSPEQSSHRSQPWPKEFPIPQFAYDTEIVLASGNEAFQNDGIQLNFNRILPNILETLAENIFHYVAYPTSTQLADVAEALIQKHPCLKEPGSYNECYGWQQRLKYKMGNYRSKLRELGCPELVVNSLKKKRPLDSGPAKNIKKPRKAEVNYLPPHPQGETESSLEQERVELLTEVKKRNNSQVIKTKMAKTFSIRRQEIVNLEPPVSDVRDRWPALFSADQINEEFKRITTIHLEPTFMSNLDLNSSKIMRLVCTRGGSTKVDIQRIKNMLEENPSIEMKREAALRSLVVYLHEKEEDLFKELMDEDDDITGEVLKIVVTRRTTPVRAGIVIEGTEVLGDLDVPRACALLMGLIYALNITYPKGLKNTLEVFQKLFLELDALKASPKVMSLRNKLLM; encoded by the exons ATGTCGAATCCTGCCAAACTTAGAATCATTCTTCGAGACCATGACATACACAAGTTGGACCTACCTTATGGAATCCCTGAGACTGTGAGTGAACTCAAGTCCATTGTGAAGAAGACTTTTGAGCTCAATGAGGACTTTAACTTACATTATAAAGATGTTGAATTTGGAGAGGAATACTTTTCTCTTATCTCTACAACTGCCATTAAAGACAAGGACACAATCAAGGTGGTTTACATCATTGAACCTCCCACTGTTTCTCTTACCTTTACCACATTGGAAAGTTCCACAGTAGAAGCATCAGAAAGTAGCAGAAATTCCACAACATTTTCTCCCCATGTTTCAAATGCATTCGACGAAGTCAACAGCACTTGCTCTTCAGAATCACAAGCGACAATCATTTTGTCATCACCTGAACAAAGTTCTCACCGTTCTCAGCCTTGGCCCAAAGAATTTCCCATACCACAATTTGCTTATGACACAGAAATTGTGCTTGCCTCAGGAAATGAAGCTTTCCAGAATGATGGAATTCAACTCAACTTCAACAGAATTCTTCCAAATATTCTGGAAACATTGGCTGAAAATATCTTTCACTATGTTGCCTACCCCACAAGCACACAACTTGCAGATGTTGCTGAGGCACTGATTCAGAAGCATCCCTGCCTTAAGGAACCAGGGTCATATAATGAATGTTATGGATGGCAACAAAGGCTGAAATATAAAATGGGTAACTATAGGTCTAAACTTAGGGAGCTTGGATGTCCTGAGCTTGTGGTGAACTCTCTCAAGAAGAAGCGACCACTTGACAGCGGACCtgcaaaaaatatcaagaagCCACGAAAGGCAGAGGTCAATTATTTACCACCTCATCCCCAAGGAGAAACTGAGAGTAGTTTAGAACAGGAAAGGGTGGAGTTACTGactgaagtgaaaaaaagaaacaactcaCAAGTGATCaagacaaaaatggcaaaaacattCTCCATCCGAAGGCAAGAAATCGTTAACCTGGAACCCCCTGTCAGTGATGTCAGAGACAGATGGCCTGCTCTTTTTAGTGCTGATCag attAATGAAGAATTTAAACGTATCACAACCATTCATCTGGAGCCAACTTTCATGTCAAATCTAGACCTCAACTCCTCAAAAATAATGCGCCTGGTCTGCACAAGGGGAGGGTCCACAAAAGTGGACATTCAGCGTATCAAGAATATGCTGGAAGAG AATCCTTCCATAGAAATGAAAAGGGAGGCTGCTCTCCGTTCCTTGGTGGTCTACCTACATGAAAAGGAGGAAGATCTTTTCAAAGAACTGATG gaTGAAGATGATGACATCACCGGCGAGGTCTTGAAAATTGTCGTCACAAGAAGGACTACACCAGTTCGCGCAGGCATCGTGATTGAGGGAACTGAAGTCCTTGGAGACCTTGACGTTCCCAGAGCGTGCGCCTTGCTCATGGGACTGATATATGCCCTGAACATCACTTACCCAAAAGGTCTAAAGAACACCTTAGAGGTATTTCAGAAACTATTCCTTGAGCTTGATGCCCTGAAAGCGAGCCCAAAGGTAATGTCTTTGAGAAATAAACTTCTGATGTGA